A part of Marinifilum sp. JC120 genomic DNA contains:
- the ptsP gene encoding phosphoenolpyruvate--protein phosphotransferase, protein MARAVVNGISVSTGIAIGKAFFLNRSISSRLPRQTVPVHMVEGEKERMKKGFSDAVEELAAIREKVPEELKEHQLIIDSHLMMLKDPKLQSSVLKYIDDLKINAEWAMDKAVNDLAKAFGALEDIYIRERMQDVRQVALRVQAKLIGGEANLRPVEGRVVLMAHDLTPADTIELEVNKLMAFVTTLGGKTSHTGILARTLNIPALVGAEDLEKSVVDGDLVIIDGLSGKILVDPTDEELEHYYTLETQFDDYQRTIIRGCQLPAETEDGYRVQVNANIELFEEVAAVIDNGGEGIGLFRTEYAYLNRTDLPTEDELAEKYSELAAIMSPRPVTLRTLDLGSDKFMSHFGALDEANPALGLRAMRFCLKHQELFNTQLRAMLRASVHGNVSMMFPMICGLKEVLQAKSALARAQQELRDEGIPFDENMPIGVMIELPAAVMIAEILAQEVDFFSIGTNDLIQYSLGIDRTNPHVSYLYQPLHPAVVRSIKYVVDAGHRAGIGVSLCGEVASDPYCVPILMGMQIDSLSLTPQAIPGIKRILRQLNMQECKQLLKDVLGCRTVSRINRLVTDNIYKKYPEELTFFASLLDNEEITG, encoded by the coding sequence GTGGCCAGAGCGGTCGTCAACGGAATTTCCGTCTCAACAGGTATAGCCATTGGCAAGGCCTTTTTTCTTAACCGCAGCATCTCATCCAGACTGCCGAGGCAGACTGTACCCGTCCATATGGTGGAAGGTGAGAAAGAGCGGATGAAAAAAGGATTCAGTGATGCCGTGGAAGAGCTTGCAGCTATCCGGGAGAAGGTGCCCGAAGAGCTTAAAGAGCACCAGCTGATCATTGATTCCCATTTGATGATGCTCAAGGACCCCAAACTTCAATCCTCGGTCCTGAAATATATCGATGATCTCAAGATCAATGCCGAATGGGCGATGGACAAGGCCGTAAATGACCTTGCAAAAGCCTTTGGAGCCCTTGAGGACATCTACATTCGTGAACGCATGCAGGATGTGCGTCAGGTGGCTTTGCGCGTGCAGGCCAAGCTCATCGGCGGTGAAGCCAATCTGCGACCTGTTGAAGGGCGCGTTGTACTCATGGCCCATGACCTGACCCCGGCAGATACCATTGAGCTTGAAGTGAATAAGCTCATGGCTTTTGTGACCACTCTTGGCGGTAAAACCTCCCATACCGGTATTTTAGCCCGCACCCTCAACATCCCCGCTCTTGTGGGGGCTGAGGATCTGGAAAAATCCGTTGTGGACGGAGATCTGGTCATCATTGACGGTCTGTCCGGAAAGATTCTGGTTGATCCCACTGATGAAGAGCTGGAACATTATTACACCCTTGAGACCCAGTTTGACGATTACCAGCGGACCATTATCCGCGGTTGCCAGCTTCCGGCTGAAACAGAAGATGGCTACCGGGTGCAGGTTAATGCTAATATTGAACTTTTCGAAGAGGTTGCGGCCGTTATTGACAACGGCGGCGAGGGCATAGGTCTGTTCAGGACCGAATATGCCTATCTGAACCGTACCGACCTGCCCACTGAGGACGAGCTGGCTGAAAAGTATTCGGAGCTTGCGGCCATTATGTCGCCGCGTCCGGTAACTCTGCGTACTCTTGATCTCGGTTCGGACAAATTCATGTCCCATTTCGGTGCTCTTGATGAAGCCAACCCGGCTTTGGGTTTGCGGGCCATGCGTTTTTGCCTCAAGCATCAGGAGCTTTTTAATACTCAGCTCCGGGCCATGCTCCGGGCCAGTGTGCACGGAAATGTCTCCATGATGTTTCCCATGATTTGTGGGCTGAAAGAAGTTTTGCAGGCCAAGAGTGCTCTTGCCCGCGCGCAGCAGGAGTTGCGTGATGAGGGCATTCCTTTTGACGAAAACATGCCCATCGGGGTTATGATTGAGCTGCCCGCTGCGGTCATGATTGCTGAAATTCTGGCACAAGAAGTGGATTTCTTCAGCATCGGAACCAATGACCTGATCCAGTACAGTCTTGGTATTGACCGTACCAACCCTCATGTTTCTTATCTTTATCAGCCGCTGCATCCGGCGGTGGTGAGATCTATTAAGTACGTTGTCGATGCCGGACATCGGGCCGGTATCGGGGTCAGCCTCTGTGGTGAGGTGGCATCAGATCCTTATTGCGTACCCATTCTTATGGGTATGCAGATAGATAGCCTGAGCCTTACTCCACAGGCCATTCCCGGCATCAAGCGTATTCTCCGGCAGCTGAATATGCAGGAATGCAAGCAGTTGCTTAAAGATGTACTCGGCTGCCGTACTGTAAGCAGAATCAACCGTCTTGTTACGGACAATATTTATAAAAAGTATCCGGAAGAACTGACCTTTTTTGCGTCTCTTCTGGATAACGAAGAGATCACAGGTTAA
- the smpB gene encoding SsrA-binding protein SmpB translates to MAKKKKKSPSSIAINKQARRNYDFVETLEAGLVLKGTEVKSLRQGQVSFNDGYINFKEGEAWLIGIHIAPYDHAGHTQHDPDRPRKLLLHEREIEQLQAKSEQKGLTVIPVKLYFSRGKIKLGIALAKGRNVHNRKEELKRRDIARDTARQLANY, encoded by the coding sequence ATGGCTAAGAAGAAAAAGAAGAGTCCTTCCTCAATCGCGATAAATAAGCAGGCCCGTCGTAATTACGACTTTGTGGAAACCCTTGAAGCCGGTTTGGTGCTTAAAGGGACCGAGGTGAAGTCCCTGCGTCAGGGGCAGGTCAGCTTTAACGACGGATATATTAACTTTAAGGAAGGCGAAGCTTGGCTGATAGGCATCCATATTGCTCCTTATGACCATGCCGGTCATACTCAGCATGACCCTGATCGCCCACGCAAACTGCTGTTGCATGAACGCGAAATAGAACAGTTACAGGCTAAAAGCGAACAGAAAGGCTTAACCGTTATTCCGGTTAAGTTATACTTTTCAAGAGGGAAGATTAAGCTTGGAATAGCTCTTGCCAAAGGGCGTAATGTTCATAACCGTAAGGAAGAGCTTAAGCGTAGAGATATCGCAAGAGATACGGCTCGTCAGCTGGCTAATTACTAG